The window CTCAACGAGCTCTCGGACCGCCTGGCCGCGGCCCTCTACCATGAGCTGGGGGTGCGCAAAGGGGATCGGGTGGCTTTGATCATGCCGAACATCCCTCAGTTCGTCATCTCCTACTTCGCCGTTCAGAAGATCGGCGGCATCGTGGTGGCCACCAACCCCATCTACACGCCCCGCGAGCTGGAATACCAGCTCGCCGACTCCGGTGCCACGGCGGCCATCGTCCTCAGCCGGATCTACGAGCGGGTGAAATCCGTCCAGCCCAACACCGCGGTGCGCCGCGTGGTGGCCGTCCACATCAAGGAATACATGAGCCCTCTCCTGAAGATCCTCTACACCCTGGCCCGGGAGCGCAAAGAGGGCGACCGCGTGGCGCTGCGGGACAACGACATCTGGTTCCAGGACCTGCTGCGGCGCTACCGGCCGGACCAGCGGCCGGCGGTGGAGGTGGGACCGGATGACGTGGCCATCTTCCAGTATACAGGCGGGACCACCGGCCTCTCGAAAGGGGCGGTGGCCCTCCACCGCAACATCGTGGCCAACGTTCTGCAGGTGCGGGCATGGGATCCGGAGATCCGGGACGGCCAGGAAGTGGTGATGGGCGCCCTCCCGCTGTTCCACGCCTACGGCATGATCGTGGCCCTGGGCCTGGCCATGCAGTGCGGCGCCACGCTGGTGCTGGTGCCGAACCCCCGGGATCTGCCGACGCTTCTCGATGGGCTGCAGCGTTATCGCGTGACCATGTTCCCGGGCGTGCCCACCCTCTACAACGCCATCAACAACCACCCGGATGTGAAGGCCGGCAAATACAACCTGCGCACCATCCGCGCCTGCATCTCCGGCGCCGCGCCGCTGCTGCTGGAGATCAAGCGGCGCTTCGAGGAGATCACCGGGGCGAAGCTGGTGGAGGGCTATGGCCTCTCGGAGGCGCCCACCGCCACCCATTGCAACCCCCTCTACGGCCTGAACAAGGAGGGCAGCATCGGGATCCCGCTCCCCGATGTGGACGCGAAGATCGTCAGCCTGGAGGACGGGGTCACGGAGCTGCCGCCAGGGGAGATCGGGGAGCTGGTGCTGCGCGGCCCCCAGGTCTTCCAGGGCTACTGGAACCGCCCGACGGAGACCGAGAACACCCTCCGAAACGGCTGGCTTTACACGGGCGACATCGCCCGAATGGACGAGGACGGTTATTTCTACATCGTGGATCGCAAGAAGGAAGTGATCAAGCCGGGCGGCTATCAGGTGTGGCCGCGGGAGGTCGAGGAGGTCCTGGCCCAGCATCCCAAGATCAAGGAGGTGGCCGTCGCCGGGATCCCGGATCCGCATCAGGGGGAGGCGGTTAAAGCCTGGGTGGTGCTCCACGAGGGCCAGACGGCGACCGTCGAGGAGATCCGGGAGTGGTGCCGGGACAAGCTGGCGCCTTACAAGATCCCGCGTTTCATC is drawn from Thermoflexus hugenholtzii and contains these coding sequences:
- a CDS encoding long-chain fatty acid--CoA ligase, which produces MANDRPWYRFYDPRTPRSLEYPPIPFFRFLEDSARRFPDRPALIFKPAHQGFAGSVMTYRELNELSDRLAAALYHELGVRKGDRVALIMPNIPQFVISYFAVQKIGGIVVATNPIYTPRELEYQLADSGATAAIVLSRIYERVKSVQPNTAVRRVVAVHIKEYMSPLLKILYTLARERKEGDRVALRDNDIWFQDLLRRYRPDQRPAVEVGPDDVAIFQYTGGTTGLSKGAVALHRNIVANVLQVRAWDPEIRDGQEVVMGALPLFHAYGMIVALGLAMQCGATLVLVPNPRDLPTLLDGLQRYRVTMFPGVPTLYNAINNHPDVKAGKYNLRTIRACISGAAPLLLEIKRRFEEITGAKLVEGYGLSEAPTATHCNPLYGLNKEGSIGIPLPDVDAKIVSLEDGVTELPPGEIGELVLRGPQVFQGYWNRPTETENTLRNGWLYTGDIARMDEDGYFYIVDRKKEVIKPGGYQVWPREVEEVLAQHPKIKEVAVAGIPDPHQGEAVKAWVVLHEGQTATVEEIREWCRDKLAPYKIPRFIEFRSELPKSMVGKVLRRVLVEEERARGRPAE